The Geovibrio ferrireducens genome contains the following window.
TCCTCAACCCCGGCCACATCAGCGGTTATGTATGTGACTGGCTGCATGTTTTTATGGTAAATAGCTTTTTCCTTCGTTGTCTCATGCATGCTCACAAGCTCACTTAATGAAACAGGAGCGCCTTTCATGGAGATAAGATGTATGTCCTGAAGGCTGTTCAGGGCATTCTTTTCCGCCTGAGGAAGCTGAACCATGATGCCCACATCCTCCCTGTCCGTGCCTGTGTGTAGGATTCCCGCCTGCATCCCTTTGAGCGCCATGTACAGAGTCTGGGAAACCATCTCTGAGGAAACACCCACAAGAGCCGCCTTCTCCTTATCAACAGTGAAGCTGAGCTGGCGCATGTCCGCCTCTTCGTATGTGTCAATGTCCACCACGCCTTCGGTGTCGTGAAATACCTTGAGCACCTGATCGGCGATTTCTGCCCGCGTCTGTGTGTCAGGGCCGTAAACTTCCGCCACAAGCGTTGAGAGAACAGGCGGTCCGGGCGGAACCTCTGTCATTTTGACATTTGCGCCGAACCGGTTGGCTATCTCCTGCACAGGCCCGCGCAGTTTCTTGGCCAGATCATGGCTTTGAAGACTGCGCATGCTTTTATCTGCGAAGTTCACCTGAATATCCGCCATGTTCGGGGCGTTTCTGTGGAAATAGTGGCGCACAAGCCCGTTAAAGTTTATGGGGGCGTGAGTGCCGGAATATATCTGGTAGTTCTCAACCTCCTGCACGGTGGAGAGATAAGCGCCTATTTCCGTTGCCACAAGTGTGGTCTGCTCAAGGGGTGTGCCTTCGGGCATGTCTATTATTATCTGCATCTCGTTCTTGTTGTCGAACGGGAGCATCTTCATAACAACCAGCTTGGCGGGAACAAACATGAACGCCCCCGCAAACAGGGCAAGCACAACTGCGCCCAGTATAAGCCTTTTGCCGAGGCTGTTCATAAAGGGTGTCAGCATATGGTTGTAGAACTTATAAAGCCTTGTGCTTTTTATATAGTCCTCTTCGTTGTGTTCCTCTTCGTCCTCCTTGTGCTTTGCGCTTCCCAGAAGCTTGTACGCCAGCCACGGGGTAATTATCAGCGCCACAAAGAGGGAGAAGATCATCGCGAGTGAGGCGCCGATGGGCATGGGCTTCATGTACGGGCCCATAAGTCCCCTGACAAACGCCATGGGGTAAAGGGCTACTATAACGGTGACAGTGGCGAGGATTGTGGGGTTGCCTACCTCTCCCACAGCGTAGACCGCCCTTTTCAGGAGGTTTTTGCGGGACATTTTGAAGTGCCGCTCCATATTCTCCACAACAATGATCGCATCATCCACCACAAGCCCCGTGACGAAGATCAGGGCGAAAAGAGTCACCCTGTTCAGTGTGTAGTCCAGCATGAAGTACACAAACAGAGTCAGGGCGAAGGTAACGGGCAGCGCAACAAAAACCACTGTTCCGGCACGCCAGCCCATTGTTATGGTCATAACGATTATAACAGCCAGTATAGCACCCAGAAGATGCTCAAGGAGGGTCATAACCTTTTCATATGCCGTTTCGCCGTAGTTTCTGGTTACTGTTATGTTCACCCCTTCGGGGATTATGTAGCCCTTGAGCCCTTCAAGCTTGTTCAGGACATTTTCCGCAACCACCACGGAGTCGCTCCCTTTTCGTTTGGAGAGGGAGACTGTAACAGCCTGATACCTGTCGGATGAGGTATTTTCATTAAAACCCATGAGCGTGTAGGATGAGGGGATTTCCGCTCCGTCTGTGATTTTTGCCACATCCTTGAGCAGAACCGCCTTTCCGTTATGCACTCCCACAACGGCGCTGCGCACTTCGTCCGGGTCTTTGAAGAAGCCGCCCGCTGTTATGTAGAGAACTTCATTGTTCTGCACAACTTCCCCTGTGTTCAGGGACTTGTTGGATGATTCAAGGGCTTTGAACAGGCTGAAAAGATCAAGGCTGTAAGCTTTGAGCCTGTCCATCTCAGGCTCGATCCGCAGAACGCGCTTATACCCGCCGAGGATGGATGTTCTGGAAACGTCCGGAACCTCCTTGAGATATTTCTGCGCCTCAGCCGCCACACGGCGCAGCTCAAACGCATCCAGAGTTTCGGACCAGAGTGTTACCGCCACCTGCGGGACATCGTCTATGGATTCCTTTTTTATCAGCGGGGGAAGAACACCGTAAGGCATTCTGTCCATATTGCTGTCTATTTTCATTTTAAGGTTGGTGATGCTCTCTTCCTCATTCATTCCGACTTTGAAACGGACAATCACAACGCCCATATCGTTTGAAGCTGTGCTGTAAACGTATTCCACACCCGGAATCTCCCAGATTATCTCTTCCAGAGGCTCGGTTATGGTTTTCTCAACGTTTTTAGCATCAGCGCCGGGATAAGGGACTATGATGTCTATCATCGGAACGGTGATCTGAGGCTCCTCCTCCTTCGGGGTCATAACGACCGCTGCGATACCTATGAAGAGTGTGGCTATGATGAGAAGAGGCGTAATCTTGCTTGTGATGAAGGCGGAGGCCATCTTTGAGGCAAAATTCTGTTTCTCTTCCGTTATGTCATGGGGTTTCATCACTGCGCCTCTATTCTGTCGCCTGTTCTGAGGGATGAGGCATTGTCAGAAACGTAGGTTTCCCCCTCATTGAGGCCGCTGATTATCTCCACACCCTCGGCGAATGTCTGCCCTGTTTTAACTATGCGCATGTCTGCGTGTCCGTCCCTGACAACGAATATCACTGAAAGCTGGCCGCGCTGAACAACTGCCGATGCGGGCACAACTATCTTCTCACCCGTTCCGGTGGGGAGTATCACTTTTACGTACATTCCGGTTACAAAGCTGTTGTTCCCTTTGAGCTTTATGCGGAAGTTTCTGGTTGCGGAGTCTATATCAGGGCTGATTTCCGTTATTTCACTTTCACAGGTGAAATTGATCGATTCCGCCTCAACGGTTGCCTTCATCCCGGTTTTGAGGGAGTTGAAAAGGCTTTCGTTTATGAATGCGTAAACCACTGTGTCCTTAGAGCCTATTCGGAGTATGGGGCTGCCGGGAGCGGCGAGGTTGCCTGCATCCACAAGCTTTTCCAGGACTATGCCGTCAAAGGGTGCGCGTATCTGAGTGTATGAAAGATAGGTGTTCACTTCGGCATACATCGCCTCGGCCTGACGCTTTTTTGTTGCAGCCTGACGCACCTGCTCCTTAGCGAGGTTGTGCTGCGCCTCTATCTGGTCGTACTCCTGTCTGCTTATGCTGTTGTTTTTTACAAGGTTGGAGTAACGCTGAAATGTCTTCTCCGCAAGGGTGAGATTAACCTCTGCCTGCCTGAGCCCTGTTTCAGCTTCCGCTACGGAGCTTTCAGCAAAGCGCTTTTTCTCCTCAAGCTCGCCGCTTTTTATGCTCACGAGGACTTCCCCCTGCCTGAAAGTATCGCCGGGAGAGAAGTTTACAGATTCTATATAGCCCACAATCTTCGGGATCACAAAGGCGGTTTTCCCGCTTGAAACAGTGGCGGAAAATGTTCTGGACGATGGTACTTCTGCCTTCTGTGCTTCCGCGACCGGAGCTTTCACACTGCGGACTTCGGGTTTTGCCGCCTCCTCCGTTTTCCTGTCTGAGCAGGAAACAGCCATTATCAGCAGCGCGAGAAGAAAGACTGCTCTCTTCATTTTATATTCTCCTTATCTTTATATTTCAGTTTATATAAATTTTACGATATTAAGAGCGCACCTGAAAACAGAAGTGATGCTCTCATTTTTAATTTTACACCGTTTTTATTTCAGAATGCCTGCCGCGAAATGAAGTCCGGCTTTGGCAACAATCAGATTGTACTCCGAAAAGTAGAGGGAAAGCTCTGCCTGTCTCAGTTCCACTTCCCTGTCAAGGAGTTCAGTAATCTTTGAGAGGCCTTCCTTGAACCTGTTTTCAGTTATCTCAAGGGCGGAATATGCGCTCTGCACACGTTTTTTAGCCGCTTCAAGCTGCTTTTCCGCTGCGAGCACTGAGTGGTAGGCTTCCTTCACCTCGGATTTTATCTCAAGCTTTTTGTCGGCTATGCGGTGGAGCATGGCAAGCTGGTTCGCTTTTTCAGCCCTCATTTTATTGTAGTCCGAGCCGCCCCTGAAAAGGTTGAGGCTTATCTGCGCACCGAAGGTGTACCCTTCTCCGTTATTGCCGAAAAGCTCATCGTCATTCCGCTGGTAGTCAGCAAAGAGTGCCGCCTGCGGCAGGAATGCGGATTTTGATTTTTCAAGCTCATAGTCCGCGGTTTTTGCGTACTGCTCCATGGCTTTCAGATCCTGTCTTTCGGTTCCTGCCAGTGCTATGTACTTATCCGCATTCTCCTCAAAGCCAAATCCCGGATCTTCCCATATAACAGCTATTTCGCTGTCAGTATCAAGAAGCCTCTGGAGCTGGCTGGATGCGACTGCAAGGTTTTTTTCCGCCTCTTTCACTGACTGATCGTTCATCAGAAGATAGGTCTCGGCAACCAGAAGGTCGCTCATCACTATCAGCCCGTTATCATAGAAATCCTTTGTCATGGCGTAGTATTTTTCGGTTCTGCCGTATGAGACCTTCACAGTGGAGAGCGCCTTATCCGCCAGAGCGAGGCCGAAGAAGGCCTTGTTAAAGTTGTATATTGTGTTCTGGCGCACCCTCTCGGCAGTTTCCAGCGATGCCCTGTGCACTGCGTCCGCCTGTTTCACACCGTAGTGTATCTGTCCTCCGGCGAGGATCGGCTGAACTATCTCAAGCTTTGTTCTGTAGTTTGTTACTCTGTCTGAGGGGTCTGCGAGTTCGTTCATGAAATACTGCATGTCAAACCGTCCCTGAGCCATTTTTGCAAAAGCAGCGCTTGAGGGTTCGTCAGTATTCATCCATGTTTCGCTCAGCGTCACCTGCGGCAGATAGCCGCCCGCGGCCTGCTGCCTGCGGTACTGTGCGCTCTCGGCTTCCGCTTCGTAGGCCTTAATCAGCCTGCTGCCTGAGAGGGCTTTTGCCTTGCCCTGTTCATAGCCCAGACGTTCAGCCCCCTGTGCGGAGGCTGAAAAAAGCAGGATAAGGGCTATTAATCCTCCGGATGGCAGTCTCCCAAATCGCATCCCGTTTCCTCCATGAGTATTTTGAGCATTTTTTTGATCGCTTCGTCTTCTATGCTGTAGCAGATACTTGTGCCGTCTCTGCGTCCTTTGATTATTCCTTTGTTTTTAAGAATAGCCAGATGCTGGCTTGTGGTAGCCTGAGGGATTTTGAGCCCCTTGCATATTTTGGTCACGTTGCACTCATTGCCCATGAGCCCCATCACAAGCTTAAGCCTTACGGGGTGCCCCAGCGCCTTGAGCTTTTCTGAATAGATGTCAAGCCATGATAAATCCATGTTCTCCTCCGAATAAACATTAGTTTATATATGGATATTTATATATATAACATGAGATGAATGTCAACCTGAATTATCAAAAATGTAAAAAGGGAGCAGTTTTTTCTTTCATTCTTAAAACTTTTCCGGCAAAGCAAAATTTCAGCGAATGGAATCTGTTTTTCAGCCGATTTGTTTCTGGTAAACTTTAGGTACATATGGAAACGGTATTTATAAAAATCGACAAGGCACTCCTGCCCTATGCGCAGGGCTACATTGATCATGTTAAGAAAACCTGCTCTGCCATAGTCTCCCTTGCTGCGGAAGGCGGCTTTGATGAAATTGCGCTCTTTGCCCACAGAATGAAGGGTGAAGGCGGAGCCTACGGGCTGGATGAGGTGAGCGCGGCCGGACGGGAGATGATGCTTTTAGCTGAAACCGCCGATGCGGCAGGGCTGAAGGAACGTGCTTTGGGTTTATTGCAGTATCTTGAAAGAGTTAAGGTGATCTGATGGCTGTTTTCCGAAAAAGAAAAGCCTTTGACTGCCCCAGAGAGCAGCTTTTCGACTGGCACGGGCGTTACGGCGCAATAGGCCGGCTTGTCCCTCCGTGGGAGGATGTCAATGTTCTGGAGCGCAGAGGCGGAATAGCCGACGGTTCGTTTGTGAGAATGAGGGTGAAGGCGGGGCCGTTCAGCACTGAGTGGCATGCACTTCACAAAAACTACAGTTATCCCGAAGAATTTACCGATGTTATGGAGAAAGGCCCTTTCAAAGAGTGGGAACACCGCCATGTTTTTTTTGAGTGCGGCGGCGGAAGCGCCCTTGAGGACTGCATAACCTACAGGCTCCCCTTTTCTCCGCTGTCTGACATAATCGCGGGCAGATACGTAACCGCAAAACTGGAGAAAATGTTTGCCTACCGCCACAGGGTGACGGAAGGTGACATGAATTTCATTAATAAATACAGGCCGGAGAAGCTTAATATAGTTGTTTCCGGTGCGGGCGGACAGGTGGGGCGGTATCTGGTTCCGTTTCTCACCACGCAGGGGCACAGCGTGAAAAGGCTTGTGCGCCGCCAGAGCGATTCCGAGTTTGAGTTTTCATGGAACCCCGACACCTGCGAAATCGACAACTGCTTCGGCGGGTGCGATGCGGTGGTGCATCTTGCCGGGGAACCCATAGGTGAAGGGCGCTGGTCAAAATCAAAAAAGAAAAAGATAACTGACAGCCGTGTGGAAGGTACAAGGCTGATAGCTGAGTTTATATCAAGAATGGATAACCCGCCCCCGGTGCTCATATGCGCATCAGCCATAGGCTACTACGGCGACCGGGGAACGGAGATTCTGGATGAGCACTCCCCTGCGGGCAAAGGCTTCATAGCTGATTTGTGCAGAAAATGGGAGGAGGCGGCAAAGCCTGCGGCTGACCGAGGCGTAAGGGTTGTTTTTGTGCGTATCGGCGTTGCCCTCACCCCTTCCGGCGGCGCATTACAGAGGTTTCTGCCGTTTTTCCACATGAGGCTTGGCTGCTGGCCGGGCAGAGGGGATCAGGTGCTGAGCTGGATCGCCATGGATGATGTTGTGCGGGGCATAACGCACTGCATCCATAACGAAGAGGTTGAAGGTGCGGTTAACCTCACTGCGCCGGAGAATGTTACTATGAAGGAGTTCGCCCGCACCCTCGGCAGGGTTCTGGGAACCGGAGCAAGGTTCAGGATTCCCGCATGGCTCATCAGGCTGGTTTACGGGCAGATGGGCAGGGAGGTTCTGCTGAGCGGAGCACGGGTTCAGCCCAAAACATTGACTGACACAGGCTATGAATTCGGCTACCCTAAGCTGGAGGGAGCCTTAAGGCATCTTCTCGGAAGGATATTATGACAAGGAATATAAAGCTTCTTTTCTCGGTGATGATGACCGCTGCGCTGCTGTTCGGGTATATGTTCCACTTCTTTCCCGGATACCACTTCGAGCGGCTCCATATATTCCTGTTCAACCTCTGCACGGGGGGCACTATAGTCCTTTATTTCACGGAAGGGCTGGGAGCGCCCAGTATCAGGGTGAAGACATTTTTTGTGCTCTCTTTTATATATGCTGTTCTTTCGTCCCTTGAGCTTTATGCACCTGCCATAGCCGTCTCACTGTGCATGATCCCCATTGTGGAGTACATCAGGATAAAAAAGTTTTCCATTTTTCCGTCAGATTTTTTCACCACAAAGGTTCCCACAGCGATGAAATTTCATCAGGCTTCCCTGCTTTGCCTCTCCTCCGGGCTGCTCATATCCGCCTTTGCCATAGTTAATGAGGAGTATTACCGTGTGCTGGATTTTGAAAAGCTCACACTGAACACATTCTTTCTCGGTTTTTCCTTTCCGTTGTCACTGATAACTTTCAGCCTTATTTTCACGCTGATGCATAAGGGGCGCACTCCGTTCAAGAGATTCCTCAAGCTCATCAGCTTCTGGGTGATAAACATGGGGGTGATCATCTTCTTTGTTTTTATCCTCATGGAATCTGTGGTGCTTGAGCTTGCGGTGTCGTCAATACTTTTCATTGCAGTGTGCAATGTGCTTATAATGTACGTCACCCTCGGTGTTAAGGAGCAGCAGAAGTCATTCCTCACATCGGGGATATTCTTTCTTACAATCACGGCAGTGACGGGGATAGTCTATATCCTGCTTTACGCTTTCAGCCTCAACAGCCCGGAAAACAAGGCTCTGGTGCTGAACTTTCACCGCATAACAGCCCTTTACGGGTGGAACCTCAGCGGACTTGCGGTGATATGCAGGTTCAACGACTTTCCCATAAGGCTCCACTCCGGCAAAACCATTCTGCTTCACTGGGTGATAGTGGTTCTCCTTGCACCTTTGGGGTATTACTATGCTTCCGCAGGGATAGCCGCTGTTGTGGGCTATGCATTCTTCCTCCGCAGCCTGTTTTTCAGCACCGGAACGGAGAGAATACCCTCTTTTGAGAGGGAGCAGACCTGAGCAGCATCGGTATTCCGGCGTGGCTCATGTTAATACAGCCGTATATTTTGCGATAATTTTTGTCCGTTCACTCGCTTATGCTAATTTTTAATGATAGAATTGCAGGGTAAGAGAGCCGTTAGTGAAGAAAAAAAACTTTA
Protein-coding sequences here:
- a CDS encoding efflux RND transporter permease subunit; amino-acid sequence: MKPHDITEEKQNFASKMASAFITSKITPLLIIATLFIGIAAVVMTPKEEEPQITVPMIDIIVPYPGADAKNVEKTITEPLEEIIWEIPGVEYVYSTASNDMGVVIVRFKVGMNEEESITNLKMKIDSNMDRMPYGVLPPLIKKESIDDVPQVAVTLWSETLDAFELRRVAAEAQKYLKEVPDVSRTSILGGYKRVLRIEPEMDRLKAYSLDLFSLFKALESSNKSLNTGEVVQNNEVLYITAGGFFKDPDEVRSAVVGVHNGKAVLLKDVAKITDGAEIPSSYTLMGFNENTSSDRYQAVTVSLSKRKGSDSVVVAENVLNKLEGLKGYIIPEGVNITVTRNYGETAYEKVMTLLEHLLGAILAVIIVMTITMGWRAGTVVFVALPVTFALTLFVYFMLDYTLNRVTLFALIFVTGLVVDDAIIVVENMERHFKMSRKNLLKRAVYAVGEVGNPTILATVTVIVALYPMAFVRGLMGPYMKPMPIGASLAMIFSLFVALIITPWLAYKLLGSAKHKEDEEEHNEEDYIKSTRLYKFYNHMLTPFMNSLGKRLILGAVVLALFAGAFMFVPAKLVVMKMLPFDNKNEMQIIIDMPEGTPLEQTTLVATEIGAYLSTVQEVENYQIYSGTHAPINFNGLVRHYFHRNAPNMADIQVNFADKSMRSLQSHDLAKKLRGPVQEIANRFGANVKMTEVPPGPPVLSTLVAEVYGPDTQTRAEIADQVLKVFHDTEGVVDIDTYEEADMRQLSFTVDKEKAALVGVSSEMVSQTLYMALKGMQAGILHTGTDREDVGIMVQLPQAEKNALNSLQDIHLISMKGAPVSLSELVSMHETTKEKAIYHKNMQPVTYITADVAGVEESPVYAILKMKKRVAEITHNGSPVRQYWTNSPEFTDVPSVKWDGEWQITYEVFRDLGLAFAAVLVIMYFVLVGWFKSFITPVIMMIPIPLSLLGIIPGHWLFGEFFTATSMIGFMALAGIMVRNAVLLIDFIDHGTANGKSLEDAVIESGAIRTRPVVLTTVTVMVGALFMLPDPIFSGLGVSLITGAFVSTVLTLLVIPLAYYRYHRLRERFLR
- a CDS encoding efflux RND transporter periplasmic adaptor subunit; translation: MKRAVFLLALLIMAVSCSDRKTEEAAKPEVRSVKAPVAEAQKAEVPSSRTFSATVSSGKTAFVIPKIVGYIESVNFSPGDTFRQGEVLVSIKSGELEEKKRFAESSVAEAETGLRQAEVNLTLAEKTFQRYSNLVKNNSISRQEYDQIEAQHNLAKEQVRQAATKKRQAEAMYAEVNTYLSYTQIRAPFDGIVLEKLVDAGNLAAPGSPILRIGSKDTVVYAFINESLFNSLKTGMKATVEAESINFTCESEITEISPDIDSATRNFRIKLKGNNSFVTGMYVKVILPTGTGEKIVVPASAVVQRGQLSVIFVVRDGHADMRIVKTGQTFAEGVEIISGLNEGETYVSDNASSLRTGDRIEAQ
- a CDS encoding TolC family protein, coding for MRFGRLPSGGLIALILLFSASAQGAERLGYEQGKAKALSGSRLIKAYEAEAESAQYRRQQAAGGYLPQVTLSETWMNTDEPSSAAFAKMAQGRFDMQYFMNELADPSDRVTNYRTKLEIVQPILAGGQIHYGVKQADAVHRASLETAERVRQNTIYNFNKAFFGLALADKALSTVKVSYGRTEKYYAMTKDFYDNGLIVMSDLLVAETYLLMNDQSVKEAEKNLAVASSQLQRLLDTDSEIAVIWEDPGFGFEENADKYIALAGTERQDLKAMEQYAKTADYELEKSKSAFLPQAALFADYQRNDDELFGNNGEGYTFGAQISLNLFRGGSDYNKMRAEKANQLAMLHRIADKKLEIKSEVKEAYHSVLAAEKQLEAAKKRVQSAYSALEITENRFKEGLSKITELLDREVELRQAELSLYFSEYNLIVAKAGLHFAAGILK
- a CDS encoding ArsR/SmtB family transcription factor; translation: MDLSWLDIYSEKLKALGHPVRLKLVMGLMGNECNVTKICKGLKIPQATTSQHLAILKNKGIIKGRRDGTSICYSIEDEAIKKMLKILMEETGCDLGDCHPED
- a CDS encoding TIGR01777 family oxidoreductase; this translates as MAVFRKRKAFDCPREQLFDWHGRYGAIGRLVPPWEDVNVLERRGGIADGSFVRMRVKAGPFSTEWHALHKNYSYPEEFTDVMEKGPFKEWEHRHVFFECGGGSALEDCITYRLPFSPLSDIIAGRYVTAKLEKMFAYRHRVTEGDMNFINKYRPEKLNIVVSGAGGQVGRYLVPFLTTQGHSVKRLVRRQSDSEFEFSWNPDTCEIDNCFGGCDAVVHLAGEPIGEGRWSKSKKKKITDSRVEGTRLIAEFISRMDNPPPVLICASAIGYYGDRGTEILDEHSPAGKGFIADLCRKWEEAAKPAADRGVRVVFVRIGVALTPSGGALQRFLPFFHMRLGCWPGRGDQVLSWIAMDDVVRGITHCIHNEEVEGAVNLTAPENVTMKEFARTLGRVLGTGARFRIPAWLIRLVYGQMGREVLLSGARVQPKTLTDTGYEFGYPKLEGALRHLLGRIL